The genomic segment CCATAGGCATTCAAGCCCTCGAGGTACTGAGCCTTCCCACCACGACAAGGTCGTACCCGTGGGAAGGAAGATTTCTTCTGAACCTCTATGCAAACTTTAATTcgcttagaaaagaaaaaaaacgaatgcCAACCATATATCAGACTATCACTGTGAACCAAAAGGATATAGATACTTGAACAagtttttttaccaaaatatttGACGTGTAATATGCATAGATATTATAGTCATGGCCATagatattgtagaaataattaaacgcCAAGTaatctattttacattttatacattgtcTGATAAGTGAACTTTATGGGTTTCTTTATTTCATAGAGCTTTGTTGCAACCTTACATTTTAGATATCACAATAAGCGGAATTAGTTTAtagcattaaatatttataacaacgATCATATCGAGCAGATCGATTTCGAGATTCTCGAAGAAAtaacacaatattattaatgattaaaagaTTAAGCTGCGTGCGAATGAGCTGTTAAATtacgaattatttaattcgtaatccgctaaataataattcgctAAATCCTCgccaaatattttctttgtattttaattaagttattgCTGTATATTTACAGCAGTACTCGAGAATGCTTTGAAAAAACGTTGTTATAGAATAtgtatgacaaattaaaaaaaaatgattatgtgaaaaaaataaaaaacaatccTTCAGATATCTGacgttcaaaaaaattatttttagtaattgaGATCCGGGAGCGATCCGTTTATCTGACAGGGAAGAATCTTTATATCAAAGTagaacaaattttatcaaaaggatcaaatatagaataatccagaatttttaattaaacaccCGAGATGTTAGTGCTAATAATgagttgtattatataatgcaattataaaataggaCGAATCGCggaaattagaattttgtcGCTTGTCATAAATGCTCGACTGTCCGTCTTTTCACTGTCATTGCTTGCGATCTTTTGCCTATTGTCTCGCGCGTTTCGCAGTCTATCCCTTCCTTCGGTCAAAAATCGTAGATAATAATACGCAGCCTCAACgtatttgtacaattatattactcaaataatacaaaatatgatTCAACCAttgcgttaattttaattttacataccgatggataaaattagatcttttttgatataatttgatcTATAATTTGATCCTTGATATAAAGATTCCTAGCTGGGTCAAAATATTCGCACGCATATGGAAATGTAAGATGAAAAACTTTTAACAACTGCGTTTATCGAAATGTGTTACTGCCAGGGCGATCCTTGAGATCAATGATGTTAGAAGAaagattatttgttaataatgtcGAGGCCTGGGAGTGATCTACTTAACTCACAGTTACCGCACGcacataattatgtaaaatgaagaatgtttaacaaatatttttgcattttgtacTGTTAAATGTACAACTGCAATAAAATGAAGCATCCGCGCGCACATAATGTATATAGTATACTATTAATTCTTatcataattttgcaaaacactTTTGCAAGAATAGTTTAATTGGTTTCAACCGGTTTTGTATACGAACTTTAACTTCGATCTTGCATACTAATCATGTTTTACAAGTATGCATTATAAGCATTTATACTTTATGGATATAGCATGAAACATAATCAAATAATcgtaaacatatataacacGTAAATGTTTATGCACGTTCAGACGGTGGTGGACGATCGAAAAACACTACTTGAAACGACGGGATAAGGTTCGCTCCAGGTTCACTCAGGTTCCTCTTTGATAATAGCTTCTTGAAGTTTCGTCGAGTTTTGAAAATCAAAACTATACACGAATTGATGATTATATTATCATCTTCAGTATTATCAATTAGATATTATCAatctttagtaaaattataacacctaGCAACAGTCGATAAAATCACCAACGAATTTACTGCCAACTATTattgatacaaaaaaaatttaattttctaaaaaattaaattaaaataagtaatggCATACattctcaattaaaaattgttattttgagTTGTTAAAAGCAATTAGATTTGTGAAATTTACTGTAAAGAAGCGCTCGTAACATCTACGTAATTGGTATCACATGGTATCGTAAGGTTATCCCTAGTTACGCTGAAGCTCCTtcctataattattaaaaatgggTAATACCGCAGCGAAAATAGAAACAAAGTCGgaagataagaaaaaactGAAACCTTGCTGCGCCTGTCCTGAAACCAAAAAAGCGAGAGACGCATGGTgtgtaatacaatttttacaaaattgttcaCGATTATAGGTTAAGAATGTTGCTGTTTCATTTATTGAACagaacttattaatttatattttaatacaaattcatCGACGatggttatatatattttaagattgtgtctaaaattaatcaaagaaaactaatattatttttccgtaaaatattctatatattagaAGGCTttgtgtcataaaattgtgtCTTATTGTTTTAAGTATTATAGAGAAAGGGGAGGAAAATTGCGGCGATCTCATAGAAGCACATAAAACTTGTATGCGATCAATGGGATTTAACATTTAAGACATAGAAGAATAATAACTCCAAGATGTCTTTGTTCCAAGGAGCCCCAAGAACATACCTAAGAACAAAGAATCTAGAGAAATCTCAGGTTATAAGCATATTTACATACTTAGGTACATATGTctctttgtaaataattttcagttGAAACTTGATAAagaataaagtattatatattatgatgctacaaaacaatttaatttaaataaattggtTTTGTTTTGAATGAACTTCTAAGAACATGATGTAGATGTTACAACGTAACTatatgtaagaaataaaaatcatactcatcttttcaataaaattttttccccaTTTATTTTCATCGAAACAGGACGAGAGTATAATGAGCAAAGCCATATTGGGAATTCTAacaaagcatatattttaatttaatgtgtaGCTATAATGTGAAGGTTTTACTCCTGCATAACAATTCCACAGCTTAATTTTCCTGAACACTCCAAATAATGAACAGATTCTTAAATCGATACATGGCGAAATCTCtgatactataatattttattaaaatttatcggtttcgatagtttttttttttacagccaGTCAATAATGTTATTGCGATGTGGTCCTACTGGGCTGAAAGACAAAACTTGCATTTGACTGGTGCACCATAAATATCGAAGCTATAAAACAACGTGGTGCGACATTTCCGCAAGACATTGCGTCCTCCCATAGTgtcgcaaatatatttttaactataataaatagatcttaGATATATCAGtacaatttatgaa from the Monomorium pharaonis isolate MP-MQ-018 unplaced genomic scaffold, ASM1337386v2 scaffold_468, whole genome shotgun sequence genome contains:
- the LOC118648489 gene encoding cytochrome c oxidase copper chaperone-like: MGNTAAKIETKSEDKKKLKPCCACPETKKARDACIIEKGEENCGDLIEAHKTCMRSMGFNI